GCGGCGGCGCCCTGCACCAGGCGCGCATCGCCTATGAAACCTGGGGCACGCTGGCCGCCGATCGCAGCAATGCGCTGCTGATCGTCACCGGGCTGTCGCCCAATGCGCATGCCGCCGCCAACCAGGCCAATCCGGAACCGGGCTGGTGGGAAGCGATGCTGGGGCCGGGCAAGCCGATCGATACCACGCGCTGGTTCGTGGTCTGCGTCAACTCACTGGGCAGCTGCAAGGGTTCGACCGGGCCGGCGTCGATCGATCTGGCCACCGGCGAGCGCTATCGGCTGCGCTTTCCGGACCTGTCGATCGAAGACGTGGCCGATGCCGCCGCCGATGTGGTGCGCGCGCTGGGCATCGCGCAACTGGCCTGCCTGATCGGCAACTCGATGGGCGGCATGACCGCGCTGGCGCTGCTGCTGCGCCATCCCGGCATCGCGCGTAGCCATATCAACATCTCCGGCAGCGCGCAGGCCTTGCCGTTTTCCATCGCCATCCGCTCGCTGCAGCGCGAAGCCATCCGGCTGGACCCCAACTGGAACGGCGGCCATTACGACGACACCCGCTACCCGGAATCGGGCATGCGCATGGCCCGCAAACTCGGCGTGATCACCTATCGCTCGGCGCTGGAATGGGACGGCCGCTTCGGCCGCGTGCGGCTGGATTCCGAACAGGCCGACGACGATCCGTTCGGGCTGGAATTCCAGGTGGAAAGCTATCTGGAAGGCCACGCGCGCCGCTTCGTGCGCTTCTTCGATCCCAACTGCTATCTGTACCTGAGCCGCTCGATGGACTGGTTCGATCTGGCCGACTACGCCGAGCAGGCTCCGAGCGCACAGGCGCCATTGGCTGGCGCCGGCGACGCCGGCGCGCCTGTCGGCAACGCGTCGGCACGCCAGGACTCCAGCGATGGCAAGGTGCTGGCCGGCCTGTCGCACATCCGCATCGCACGCGCGCTGTCGATCGGCGCCAACACCGACATCCTGTTCCCGGTGCAGCAACAGGAACAGATCGCCGATGGCCTGCGCGCCGGCGGCGCCGATGCCCGCTTCATCGGCCTGGATTCGCCGCAGGGCCACGACGCCTTCCTGGTGGACTTCGCACGGTTCGGCCCGGCGGTCCGCGACTTCCTGGACGCCTGCTGATTGCCAGGTCCACATCCCGATCGAGGTCGCGCTCCTCGCAGACCGCAAGCCGCAAGCTGACTGGATCCAGATCCCGATCGACGCCCACCACCAGCAGCCAGCTGCCGCGCCGGCTGCTGGCCGGCCTGTTCGCGGCCGGCATGCTCGGCCTGGTACTCGCAGATCGGCTGCCGGCTGCGATTGCGCTCTGGTACGCGGCAACCAGCATTGCCGCACTGATCGCCTATCGGCTGGACAAGAGCGCAGCCAGGCGCGGCCAGCGCCGCACCCCGGAAGCCACCCTGCATGCCATCGCATTGCTCGGCGGCTGGCCCGGCGCGCTGCTGGCGCAATCGCTGTTCCGGCACAAGACCGTCAAGACCTCGTTCCAGATCGCGTTCTGGGTCAGCGCGCTCGCAAACGCCGCGGCCCTGGCCTGGGCGGTGTATCTGACGCGCTGAAGCGCCATGCCCATGCTTATGGGGGGCTGACAAAACGCCTGCGCAGCCGCGATGCAGGCGTGGCGGCTGCTCGGTGCGGCATGTGCCACGCGTCCAACGGGTGCTGAGCGCGCCATCCACGCCCAGCTGACGACTGCGCGCTTCGGTCTGTTGGTCGCTCCAGAACCCAGCCATGGCGAGGGAGCTCATTCCAGCGACTGCAGCGTTCCTTCACGCATGCGGTAATGCCGGTGCACCACACCGGCAGGCACGCTGTCGTGGGTGATCATCACCAGGCTGCGCTCGCCGAGCGCGGCGGCAAGATCCAGCAGCAAGGCGTGGGCGGTATCCACATCCAGCCCGTCGGTGGGTTCGTCCAGCAGCAGGATGGGCGCATCGCGCAGCAAGGCGCGCGCCAGCGCCAGGCGGCGCGCCTGGCCGGCAGACAGCGTGGCACCGTTCTCGCCGACCCAGGTCTCCAGCCCGTTCTGCGCACTGGCCCAGTCGCGTAGACGCACCTGGTCGAGCACCGCCCACAGCGCAGCGTCGCTGGCGGCGGCGTCGCCGATCAGCAGGTTTTCGCGCACGCTGCCGGCAAACACCGGGGCGTTCTGCGGCAACCAGGCAATGCGCCGGTGCCAGTGCGCCTGCGCACACCGCTGCAGATCGATGCCCGCGTAGCTGACTTGCCCGGCCTGCGGATCCCATAGCCGCAGCAGCAGCGCCGACAAGGTGCTCTTGCCGCTGCCGCTATCACCGCCGATGGCGATGCGCTCGCCGGCTGCCAGGGTCAGATCGAGCCCCTGCAACACCGGACGCACGCCACCAGGCCAGGAAAACGACACTTGTTGCAGCTGCAGCGTGCCCGTGCGCGGCACCTCGGCGGGCTGCACCGGGTCGCTGACCGAGGGCGCCTGATCGACGATGGCCTGCAGCCGCCCGGCCGCCACGCGCGCGCCCTGCAGTGCCTGCAAGGCCAACCCGGCGCCGGCCGACACTTCCAGCAGGGCCATGGTGAGAAACACCAGCGCGGCCGCCAGTTCGGCGGTGATCGCTCCCTGCTCGACGGCGCGCAGTGCCAGCCACAGCATGCCGGCCAGCCCGACGCCGCCGCAGAGCGCATGCAGCAGGTTGCCGGTGATCAGGCGCCGGCGCTGCAGGCGATCGCCGTCCATCACCGCCGCGGCGGCCGCATCGACCTGCTGCAGCCAAGCGTCCTGGGCGTGGACCGCGGCCAGATCCGCCGCACCTTCCAGGCCCTCGAACGCCCGGGTCCGCAGCTGGGTGCGCTGCTGCGCGCGCAGCCGTTCGCGCTGCGCGCCGCCGCGTGCCACCTGCCACGGCACCAGCCCGCCGATCGCCACACCCAGCGCCAGCAACACCAGGGCCGCGGGTGGATGGATCAAGGCGGCGGCAACCACGCCGGCCACCCAGATGCCCAGCAGTGCCGCCAGCGGCGCCAGCGCACGCACGCTCACGCCGTCGACCTCGCCGATGTCCGACATCAGCCGCGCCAGCAGATCGCCGGTGCGCGTGGCCGACAGGCGCCCCGGTGCCAGCGGCAAGGCGCGGCGGAAGAACCACACGCGCAGATCGCGGGCGATGCGCAAGGTGGCATCGTGGCCGATCAGTTTCTCGCCGTAGCGCGACACGATGCGCGCGAACGTCAGGGCGCGGATACCGGCCGAGGGCGAGAAGAAATTGAAGCCGGCGCCCATGCCGACCACGCCGGCCAGGGCGGCAGCGGTCAGGAACCCGCCGGACAAGGCCAGCAGGCCCACCCCCGCCAGCAGGGTGGCCAGCACCAGCAGTGCCGACAGCCCCAGCCGCCAGGCATGCCGGGCGAACACATCGCGCAGACGGTCGTGGTGTGCCGCGCTCATGGCGACTCCACCGTGACGCTCGCCCCACGCAGGTCGATCACCGTATCGGCCCAGGCCATCACCGCCGCGCTATGCGTGGCCAGCACCACTGCACGGCCGCGCGCGAACACGCCCAGCGTGCGCAGCAGCGCAGCTTCCGTGTCCGGGTCGAGGAAGGCGGTGGGCTCGTCCAGCAGCAACACCTCAGGCTCGCGCAGCAGCAGCCGCGCCAGCGCGACGCGACGCGCTTCGCCACCGGAGAGCCCGAAGCCGCGCTCGCCGATCACCGTATGCAGGCCCTCCGGCAGGTGCGCGGCAAAGCGCATGACCTGCGCGGCCTCGGCCACGGCATGCAGCCGCGCGTCGCTGGCCTGCGGGTCGGCCAGGCGCAGATTGTCGGCAATGCTGCCGTGGAACAGATACGGCCGTTGCGTGGCATAGCCCACCCGCGCGCCGGGGCGCGGCACCACGCTGCCCGCCTGCGGGGTGAGCCAGCCGGCCAGGCCTTCCAGCAGCGTGCTCTTGCCGCTGCCGCTGGCGCCGATCACCGCCACCCGTTGCCCGGGCTCCAGCGCCAGCGAACACCGCTCGACCACCAGCTGCGGCGCACCAGGAGGACGCAACGCCAGTTCGCGTGCCTGCAGCAAGGGCACCTGCGCCTGCGCCGCCTGCGCCGCCTGGGCCGCAGCAGGCAGCGGCAGTGCGACAGCGATGGCGGCGCTGTCCGCAAACCCTTCCAGCAAGCGCTCGGACTCGGCCACCGCGGCCAACGCATTGGCGCGGTCGTGATAATGCGCGGCCAGCCGCCGCAATGGCGCGAAGAATTCCGGCGCCAGCAACAGGCAGAACATGCCGGCGCCCAGCGTGGGCAGACCGTGCAGATCCAGCATGCCCAGATAGCTCAGGCCAAAGTACAAGGCAATGATCGCCACGCTCACCGAGGCGAAGAACTCCAGCACCGTGGACGACAGGAAGGCGATACGCAGCACTTTCAGCGAGCGCTCGCGCACGCCGTCGGCCGCGGCGGCAATGCCGCTCAGCTCGGCCTGGTCGCGGCCATACACGCGCAGCAGGCCCAGGCCCTTGAGGCGGTCGGCGAAATGCCCGCCCATGCGGGCCAGCTCGCGCAATTGCTCGCGGCCGGCGGCCTCGGCGCCCCAGCCCACCAGCATCATGAAGAACGGAATCAGCGGCGCGGTCAGCAGCAGCACCAGGCCCACCACCCAATCGATGGAGAACACCGCGATCAGGATCAGCGGCGGCACCAGCAGCATTTCGGTTCGCGCCAGCTGATACCCGGCGAAATAGCCTTCCAGCGCATCGGTGTGCGCCAGGCTCAGTTC
The window above is part of the Xanthomonas campestris pv. badrii genome. Proteins encoded here:
- the metX gene encoding homoserine O-acetyltransferase MetX, whose translation is MTEFIPTGSLFHALPSPFPMKRGGALHQARIAYETWGTLAADRSNALLIVTGLSPNAHAAANQANPEPGWWEAMLGPGKPIDTTRWFVVCVNSLGSCKGSTGPASIDLATGERYRLRFPDLSIEDVADAAADVVRALGIAQLACLIGNSMGGMTALALLLRHPGIARSHINISGSAQALPFSIAIRSLQREAIRLDPNWNGGHYDDTRYPESGMRMARKLGVITYRSALEWDGRFGRVRLDSEQADDDPFGLEFQVESYLEGHARRFVRFFDPNCYLYLSRSMDWFDLADYAEQAPSAQAPLAGAGDAGAPVGNASARQDSSDGKVLAGLSHIRIARALSIGANTDILFPVQQQEQIADGLRAGGADARFIGLDSPQGHDAFLVDFARFGPAVRDFLDAC
- a CDS encoding DUF1294 domain-containing protein → MLGLVLADRLPAAIALWYAATSIAALIAYRLDKSAARRGQRRTPEATLHAIALLGGWPGALLAQSLFRHKTVKTSFQIAFWVSALANAAALAWAVYLTR
- the cydC gene encoding thiol reductant ABC exporter subunit CydC translates to MSAAHHDRLRDVFARHAWRLGLSALLVLATLLAGVGLLALSGGFLTAAALAGVVGMGAGFNFFSPSAGIRALTFARIVSRYGEKLIGHDATLRIARDLRVWFFRRALPLAPGRLSATRTGDLLARLMSDIGEVDGVSVRALAPLAALLGIWVAGVVAAALIHPPAALVLLALGVAIGGLVPWQVARGGAQRERLRAQQRTQLRTRAFEGLEGAADLAAVHAQDAWLQQVDAAAAAVMDGDRLQRRRLITGNLLHALCGGVGLAGMLWLALRAVEQGAITAELAAALVFLTMALLEVSAGAGLALQALQGARVAAGRLQAIVDQAPSVSDPVQPAEVPRTGTLQLQQVSFSWPGGVRPVLQGLDLTLAAGERIAIGGDSGSGKSTLSALLLRLWDPQAGQVSYAGIDLQRCAQAHWHRRIAWLPQNAPVFAGSVRENLLIGDAAASDAALWAVLDQVRLRDWASAQNGLETWVGENGATLSAGQARRLALARALLRDAPILLLDEPTDGLDVDTAHALLLDLAAALGERSLVMITHDSVPAGVVHRHYRMREGTLQSLE
- the cydD gene encoding thiol reductant ABC exporter subunit CydD, with product MSQPSARASETPAQRRQRGQWLDALAASATRPRRLAGMAVALSGVLLLAQAAAIAWLLQAVLVQHLALLQLREVAAGLLLAALGRALLTAWAQSLTGEVADVAKRELRARIARRLVQHGPVWLRRQRSGELGELSLAHTDALEGYFAGYQLARTEMLLVPPLILIAVFSIDWVVGLVLLLTAPLIPFFMMLVGWGAEAAGREQLRELARMGGHFADRLKGLGLLRVYGRDQAELSGIAAAADGVRERSLKVLRIAFLSSTVLEFFASVSVAIIALYFGLSYLGMLDLHGLPTLGAGMFCLLLAPEFFAPLRRLAAHYHDRANALAAVAESERLLEGFADSAAIAVALPLPAAAQAAQAAQAQVPLLQARELALRPPGAPQLVVERCSLALEPGQRVAVIGASGSGKSTLLEGLAGWLTPQAGSVVPRPGARVGYATQRPYLFHGSIADNLRLADPQASDARLHAVAEAAQVMRFAAHLPEGLHTVIGERGFGLSGGEARRVALARLLLREPEVLLLDEPTAFLDPDTEAALLRTLGVFARGRAVVLATHSAAVMAWADTVIDLRGASVTVESP